One window of the uncultured Fusobacterium sp. genome contains the following:
- the dapB gene encoding 4-hydroxy-tetrahydrodipicolinate reductase — MEVIIHGTGTMGKILQECCKNQNLIITGFADELSDEVGDVIIDFSHYSRIENLLKFATSKNIPLVIATTGYSQEILTKIEEASKKIPILLSSNMSLGINLLQDILEKITPILYGNYDIELIEKHHNKKLDSPSGTAKTLLETMEKNISEKIIEKYGRIGMEKREKNEIGVHSLRGGTIVGEHSILFCGNDEIIELKHTALSKKIFAEGAIQGAKFLIGKEPKLYSMKDIFNNQGE; from the coding sequence ATGGAAGTAATAATACATGGAACTGGAACAATGGGAAAAATTTTGCAGGAGTGTTGCAAAAATCAAAATCTTATTATAACTGGATTTGCTGATGAATTATCTGATGAAGTTGGAGATGTTATTATTGATTTTTCTCACTATTCAAGAATAGAAAATTTACTTAAATTTGCTACTTCTAAAAATATCCCTCTTGTTATAGCTACAACAGGGTATTCTCAAGAGATATTAACTAAGATAGAAGAAGCTAGTAAAAAAATTCCTATTCTCCTATCTTCAAACATGTCTTTAGGTATAAATTTACTTCAAGATATTTTAGAAAAAATTACTCCAATACTATATGGAAACTATGATATAGAACTGATAGAAAAACATCACAATAAAAAACTAGATTCTCCTAGTGGAACTGCTAAAACTCTTTTAGAAACAATGGAAAAAAATATATCTGAAAAAATTATAGAAAAATACGGCAGAATTGGAATGGAGAAAAGAGAAAAAAATGAAATAGGAGTTCACTCTTTAAGAGGTGGAACTATTGTAGGAGAACACTCAATCTTATTTTGTGGAAATGATGAGATAATAGAACTTAAGCATACTGCTCTTTCTAAAAAAATATTTGCTGAGGGAGCTATTCAAGGGGCTAAATTCTTAATAGGAAAAGAACCTAAACTATATTCAATGAAAGATATTTTTAATAATCAAGGAGAGTAA
- the dapA gene encoding 4-hydroxy-tetrahydrodipicolinate synthase, translating into MSIFRGSGVALITPFTNDDRVDFEKLGKLLDYHLENSTDAIIINGTTGESATLTDEEKIEIIKFTVDRVNKRVPVIAGTGSNNTKHAIEMSKKANELGVDGLLVVTPYYNKGNENGIYEHYRLIAEAVSCPIILYTVPSRTGVNLSIKLLKRLSQIDNIVAIKEASGNISYAGEIAREVPELDIYSGNDDMTIPLMSLGAIGVISVSANIIPKIVHNMCMEFLEWDIERARTLQLEYNSLVDSLFIEVNPVPIKEAMNYLGYEVGKCRLPLGEMMEENREKLYQTIQNYEVEAWK; encoded by the coding sequence ATGAGTATATTTAGAGGTTCTGGAGTGGCTCTTATCACTCCATTTACAAATGATGATAGGGTAGATTTTGAAAAACTTGGTAAACTTTTAGATTATCATTTAGAAAATTCTACTGATGCTATAATTATAAATGGGACAACTGGAGAGAGTGCTACTTTAACTGATGAGGAAAAAATAGAGATTATAAAATTTACTGTTGATAGAGTTAATAAAAGAGTTCCTGTTATAGCTGGAACAGGTTCTAATAATACTAAACATGCTATTGAAATGAGTAAAAAGGCTAATGAATTAGGAGTAGATGGACTTTTAGTGGTAACTCCTTACTATAATAAAGGTAATGAAAATGGAATATATGAACATTATAGATTGATAGCTGAAGCTGTTAGTTGTCCTATTATTCTTTACACTGTTCCTTCAAGAACTGGAGTAAATCTCTCTATTAAGTTATTAAAAAGATTATCTCAAATAGATAATATTGTAGCTATTAAAGAGGCTAGTGGAAATATCTCTTATGCTGGGGAGATAGCTAGAGAAGTTCCTGAACTAGATATATACTCTGGAAATGATGATATGACTATCCCTTTAATGTCCTTAGGAGCTATTGGAGTTATCTCAGTTTCAGCTAATATCATACCTAAAATAGTTCATAATATGTGTATGGAGTTTTTAGAGTGGGATATTGAAAGAGCTAGAACTTTACAACTTGAATATAATAGCCTTGTAGATTCTCTATTTATTGAGGTAAATCCTGTTCCTATTAAAGAAGCTATGAATTATTTAGGTTATGAGGTTGGAAAATGTAGACTTCCATTGGGAGAGATGATGGAGGAAAACAGAGAAAAACTTTATCAAACTATTCAAAACTATGAGGTGGAAGCATGGAAGTAA
- a CDS encoding ABC transporter permease subunit, producing the protein MKRYMQSSYKFLSFIFFLVVWEGVAYIVDNSLLFPRILEVLEALKNLVFNENFLFILWHTFSRFLLSVFISIIGSVFLGVLSYRYSIFQIFLTPFTIFLRAVPTIAIIILVLIWSSTERVPIIVGMLILFPILYEGILGALNKIDGNLIKMSRVFKVSRSRVIKNIYIPSVYYTLSSNIPSYLGLTFKVIIAGEVLSQENLSIGGEIFLNKIYLESSTIFAWIIVIILLNYLLEESLKLINLKLCRWQKC; encoded by the coding sequence ATGAAGAGATATATGCAAAGTAGCTATAAGTTTCTTTCTTTTATTTTCTTTTTGGTTGTATGGGAGGGAGTTGCCTATATTGTAGACAACTCTCTCCTTTTTCCTAGAATTTTAGAAGTATTGGAAGCATTAAAAAACTTAGTCTTTAATGAAAATTTTTTATTTATCCTTTGGCATACCTTTAGCAGATTTTTACTATCTGTATTTATTTCAATAATTGGAAGTGTATTTTTAGGAGTTTTATCTTACAGATACTCTATCTTTCAAATATTCTTAACTCCATTTACTATATTTTTAAGAGCAGTTCCTACAATAGCTATAATAATTTTAGTTTTGATTTGGAGTAGTACAGAGAGAGTTCCTATTATTGTAGGAATGTTAATACTTTTTCCAATTTTATATGAAGGAATTTTAGGAGCTTTAAATAAAATTGATGGGAATTTAATAAAAATGTCAAGAGTATTTAAAGTTTCAAGGAGTAGAGTGATAAAAAATATCTATATTCCAAGTGTCTATTATACACTATCAAGTAATATTCCTTCTTATTTAGGACTTACTTTTAAAGTAATTATAGCTGGAGAAGTTCTTTCTCAAGAGAATTTATCCATTGGAGGAGAGATATTTTTAAATAAAATATACTTAGAAAGTTCCACAATTTTTGCTTGGATAATAGTTATTATTCTTTTAAACTATCTTTTAGAGGAAAGTTTAAAGTTGATCAATTTAAAATTATGTAGGTGGCAAAAATGTTAA
- a CDS encoding S1-like domain-containing RNA-binding protein, with product MIKIGKRQKLVINNFASVGAYLDAGTGDSKDNILLPNNELEDRDLKEGDEVEVLVYMDSEDRPVATFRKTEALVGTLAKLEVTDIHPTLGAFMDWGLKKELLLPKRQQETEVEIGKKYLVGIYEDSKGRLSATMKIYKFLLPSTSMKKNDIVSGTVYRINDEIGVFVAVEDRYFGLIPKNEYFKNYKIGDEIEARVIRVREDGKLDLSPRELAYLQLDKDAELILEKMRILKDSFRFNDKTNPDQIVNYFNMSKKAFKRAVGNLLKQGKIEKTEDGYFKLVSKK from the coding sequence ATGATAAAAATAGGAAAAAGACAAAAATTAGTTATAAATAATTTTGCTAGTGTAGGAGCATATCTTGATGCTGGAACTGGAGATAGCAAAGACAATATTCTATTACCTAACAATGAATTAGAGGATAGAGATTTAAAAGAGGGGGATGAAGTAGAAGTACTTGTATATATGGATTCTGAAGATAGACCAGTGGCAACTTTTAGAAAAACAGAAGCTTTGGTAGGAACTTTAGCAAAGTTAGAAGTTACTGATATTCACCCTACTTTGGGAGCTTTTATGGATTGGGGACTAAAAAAAGAGTTGTTATTACCAAAAAGACAACAAGAAACAGAGGTTGAAATTGGAAAAAAATATTTAGTAGGAATTTATGAAGATAGTAAAGGAAGATTATCAGCTACTATGAAAATATATAAATTTTTACTTCCAAGTACATCTATGAAGAAAAATGATATAGTTTCAGGAACTGTATATAGAATAAATGATGAAATTGGAGTATTTGTAGCTGTAGAGGATAGATATTTTGGGCTTATTCCTAAAAATGAATATTTTAAAAACTATAAAATTGGAGATGAGATAGAAGCTAGAGTTATCAGAGTTAGAGAAGATGGAAAACTAGATCTATCTCCAAGAGAGTTAGCATATTTACAATTAGATAAAGATGCTGAACTTATTTTAGAAAAGATGAGAATTTTAAAGGATAGTTTTAGATTTAATGATAAAACTAATCCAGATCAAATAGTAAATTATTTTAATATGAGTAAGAAAGCTTTTAAAAGAGCTGTTGGAAATCTTTTAAAACAAGGAAAAATTGAGAAAACAGAAGATGGATATTTTAAATTAGTAAGTAAAAAATAG
- the dapD gene encoding 2,3,4,5-tetrahydropyridine-2,6-dicarboxylate N-acetyltransferase encodes MSNINYAEELISYIKNSTKKTPVKAYINGDLTGLETSAKVFKGEGSYIIIGDNCEIERILSKYKERITDYYLENDRRNSGVPTLDLRNINARIEPGAIIRDKVTIGNNAVIMMGAVINIGAIIGDNTMIDMGAVLGGRATVGKNCHIGAGAVLAGVIEPPSATPVIVEDGVLIGANAVVIEGVRIGAGAVVGAGAVVIEDVPAGAVVTGNPARIIKNVDEKTLSKTQLVDDLRK; translated from the coding sequence ATGAGCAACATAAATTATGCAGAGGAATTAATAAGCTATATAAAAAATTCAACTAAAAAAACACCTGTAAAAGCATATATCAATGGAGATTTAACTGGATTAGAAACTTCAGCCAAAGTTTTTAAAGGGGAAGGATCATATATTATTATTGGAGATAACTGTGAAATCGAAAGAATACTATCTAAATATAAAGAAAGGATAACAGATTATTATTTAGAAAATGATAGAAGAAACTCTGGAGTACCAACTTTAGATTTAAGGAATATCAATGCTAGAATTGAACCAGGAGCTATTATTAGAGATAAGGTAACTATTGGTAACAATGCTGTAATTATGATGGGTGCTGTAATAAATATTGGAGCTATTATTGGGGATAATACTATGATAGATATGGGAGCTGTTCTTGGTGGAAGAGCTACTGTTGGAAAAAATTGCCATATTGGAGCTGGGGCTGTTTTAGCTGGGGTAATTGAACCTCCTTCAGCTACTCCTGTTATTGTTGAAGATGGAGTATTAATAGGAGCAAATGCTGTGGTTATTGAAGGAGTTAGAATTGGAGCTGGAGCTGTAGTTGGAGCTGGAGCTGTGGTTATTGAAGATGTTCCTGCTGGGGCTGTAGTTACTGGAAATCCTGCTAGAATAATAAAAAATGTTGATGAAAAAACTTTAAGTAAAACTCAATTGGTAGATGATTTGAGAAAATAA
- a CDS encoding aspartate-semialdehyde dehydrogenase → MRVAIVGATGLVGSTFLKVLEERDLGISELFLFASSRSAGKKINFRGKDYIVEELNENSFKDRKIDIALFSAGGGTSLKYAPIAAKEGVLVIDNSSAWRMNEDVPLVVPEVNPEEAFNHKGIIANPNCSTIQCMAPLKLLAEKYGIKRVVYSTYQAVSGTGYKGVIDLEEGLKGNPPKTYPHPIVNNCLPHIDIFLEDGYTKEEKKMVDETRKILGLPNLPVTATCVRVPVINSHSVSINVELERDFDIDILKKELAETDGIILLDDVERNIYPLASEATGKDEVFVGRVRRDNSVKYGVNLWTVADNIRKGAATNAVQIAELFKNKF, encoded by the coding sequence ATGAGAGTAGCAATAGTTGGAGCAACAGGTTTAGTTGGAAGTACATTTTTAAAAGTTTTAGAAGAGAGAGATTTAGGAATTAGTGAGTTATTTCTTTTTGCTAGTAGTAGAAGTGCTGGTAAAAAAATTAATTTTAGAGGAAAAGATTATATAGTTGAAGAGTTAAATGAAAATAGCTTTAAAGATAGGAAGATAGATATAGCTCTATTTTCAGCTGGAGGGGGAACAAGTTTAAAATATGCTCCTATAGCTGCTAAAGAGGGGGTCCTAGTAATAGATAACTCCTCTGCTTGGAGAATGAATGAAGATGTCCCTTTAGTAGTGCCAGAAGTTAATCCAGAGGAAGCATTTAATCACAAAGGTATAATAGCTAATCCAAATTGCTCAACAATTCAATGTATGGCACCACTTAAATTATTAGCTGAAAAATATGGAATTAAAAGAGTTGTATACAGTACCTATCAAGCTGTATCTGGAACTGGATATAAAGGAGTTATAGATTTAGAAGAGGGACTTAAAGGAAATCCACCTAAAACTTATCCTCACCCAATTGTTAATAATTGTCTTCCACATATAGACATTTTCTTAGAAGATGGTTATACTAAAGAGGAGAAGAAAATGGTAGATGAAACAAGAAAAATTTTAGGATTACCTAATCTTCCTGTAACTGCTACTTGTGTAAGAGTTCCTGTTATAAACTCTCACTCTGTTTCTATAAATGTAGAGTTAGAAAGAGATTTTGATATAGATATATTGAAAAAAGAGTTAGCTGAAACTGATGGAATTATTCTTTTAGATGATGTTGAAAGAAATATATATCCATTAGCTAGTGAAGCAACAGGAAAAGATGAGGTTTTTGTAGGAAGAGTTAGAAGAGATAACAGTGTAAAATATGGGGTAAATCTTTGGACAGTTGCTGATAATATTAGAAAAGGAGCAGCTACTAATGCTGTTCAAATAGCTGAATTATTTAAAAATAAATTTTAG
- a CDS encoding DUF5684 domain-containing protein, with protein sequence MLGLIIYIIMVIGMWKIFEKAGEAGWKAIIPFYNLYISIVKIARKEWWYFILFFIPLVNIFVGIKVNMEIAKNFRISSPFIFALGLSFLPFIFYPILGFGNYNFCFEDEAEIID encoded by the coding sequence ATGTTAGGTTTAATTATTTATATTATTATGGTTATAGGTATGTGGAAAATATTTGAAAAAGCTGGAGAAGCAGGTTGGAAAGCTATAATCCCTTTTTATAACCTATATATTAGTATTGTAAAAATTGCAAGAAAAGAGTGGTGGTATTTTATTCTTTTCTTTATACCTCTAGTAAATATATTTGTAGGAATAAAAGTTAATATGGAAATAGCTAAAAACTTTAGAATTTCTTCTCCATTTATTTTTGCTTTAGGATTATCATTTTTACCATTTATTTTCTATCCAATCTTAGGATTTGGAAACTACAATTTTTGTTTTGAAGATGAAGCAGAGATAATAGATTAA
- a CDS encoding aminotransferase class I/II-fold pyridoxal phosphate-dependent enzyme has protein sequence MRLNREVENLQYSLIRALKDEAAKYKDVIDLTIGEPDIPTPKGLVEEAMEYGKNHQLKYALSGGGGAIGKLIATHYNKIYGGDYTEENIITNIGASEALSSALRTILNPGDEVLMTAPYYPGYPPMIKLCYANPIFIDVTNNNFKLSKELLKKYKTPKTKAILLSNPCNPTGNVMGYEEMKEIAEFVEENDIFLISDEIYSALAFYEYHSFAEFKNIKDKVIIINGFSKSHSMTGWRIGYTICPSKYRRFFLNTSFYTVSSSMSLSLKGAEIALTKFENRNELVEEYKKRGEYFSAELEKLGFKVVKPKGAFYIFANYSNLSNLNSLDFSLDLLRKTKVAAVPGISFGVEGYVRFALTVDIPTLEKAINRLKNFLN, from the coding sequence ATGAGATTAAATAGAGAAGTTGAAAATTTACAATACTCCTTAATTCGTGCTTTAAAAGATGAAGCAGCTAAATATAAAGATGTTATAGATTTAACTATTGGGGAACCTGATATTCCAACACCTAAAGGTTTAGTAGAAGAGGCTATGGAATATGGAAAAAATCATCAATTAAAATATGCTCTCTCTGGAGGTGGGGGAGCAATTGGAAAACTTATAGCTACACACTACAATAAAATCTATGGTGGAGATTATACAGAAGAAAATATCATTACAAATATTGGGGCTTCAGAAGCTCTTTCCTCTGCACTTAGAACTATATTAAATCCAGGAGATGAAGTTTTAATGACTGCTCCATATTATCCTGGATATCCTCCTATGATAAAACTTTGTTATGCAAATCCTATATTTATAGATGTAACTAATAATAATTTTAAATTATCTAAAGAGTTATTAAAAAAATATAAAACTCCTAAAACAAAAGCTATACTTTTAAGTAATCCTTGCAATCCTACTGGAAATGTAATGGGGTATGAAGAGATGAAAGAGATAGCAGAATTTGTTGAAGAAAATGATATTTTCTTAATTTCTGATGAAATTTATAGTGCTTTAGCTTTTTATGAATATCACTCTTTTGCTGAATTTAAAAATATAAAAGATAAAGTAATTATCATAAATGGTTTTTCTAAATCACACTCTATGACAGGTTGGAGAATTGGCTACACTATATGCCCTAGTAAATATAGAAGATTTTTTCTAAATACAAGTTTTTATACAGTTAGTTCATCTATGTCCCTATCACTTAAGGGAGCAGAGATAGCTCTTACAAAGTTTGAAAATAGAAACGAGTTAGTTGAAGAGTATAAAAAAAGAGGAGAGTATTTTTCTGCTGAATTGGAAAAATTAGGATTTAAAGTTGTTAAACCTAAAGGAGCATTTTATATATTTGCTAATTATTCTAATCTTTCAAATCTAAACTCTTTAGATTTTTCTCTTGATCTTTTGAGAAAAACTAAAGTAGCTGCTGTTCCAGGAATATCTTTTGGAGTAGAAGGGTATGTAAGATTTGCTCTTACTGTGGATATTCCTACTTTAGAAAAAGCTATTAATAGATTAAAAAATTTTTTAAATTAA
- a CDS encoding ABC transporter ATP-binding protein: MLIKNIIKNYGTREVLSNISFEVEEGKVTVILGESGCGKSTLLGILSKNILNYSGEIEFERDITKGISYIFQEDTLIPWKNIYENIRYVLMDKISKEEMEKYIDKYLKMVNLQDYKKEYPQALSGGMKRRVGIARAFAFPSDYLFMDEPFEFLDIKTKKEIIDYFKILQLKEKKTVLFITHDIEAALELGDNIVVFSQKPTKIKKIFKNILDKNKVRDEIKNLFL, from the coding sequence ATGTTAATAAAAAATATTATTAAAAATTATGGAACAAGAGAGGTTTTATCAAATATTTCTTTTGAGGTTGAGGAAGGAAAAGTAACTGTTATTTTAGGAGAGTCTGGGTGTGGGAAATCTACACTTTTAGGTATTCTTTCTAAAAATATTTTGAACTATTCAGGGGAGATAGAGTTTGAAAGAGATATAACAAAAGGAATTTCATATATTTTTCAAGAGGATACATTAATTCCTTGGAAAAATATTTATGAAAATATTAGATATGTTTTAATGGATAAAATCTCAAAAGAGGAAATGGAAAAATATATAGATAAATATCTTAAGATGGTAAATTTACAAGATTATAAAAAAGAGTATCCACAAGCTTTAAGTGGAGGAATGAAAAGAAGAGTTGGAATAGCTAGAGCTTTTGCATTTCCAAGTGACTATTTATTTATGGATGAACCTTTTGAATTTTTGGATATAAAAACTAAAAAAGAGATTATAGATTATTTTAAAATTTTACAATTGAAGGAGAAAAAAACAGTTTTATTTATAACCCATGATATTGAAGCGGCTTTGGAATTGGGAGATAACATAGTTGTTTTTTCTCAGAAACCTACAAAAATAAAGAAGATATTTAAAAATATTTTAGATAAGAATAAAGTAAGAGATGAAATAAAAAACTTATTCTTGTAA